CTTCACCGATGTAAGAGTCAGAAACTTCTAATTCACTGGGCGTCACCTTAATACCGAGCCTCAAGAAATCGGACACAGCATCAGCATATTCTTTAGTTGCTGCCACAGCGGCGCTTGCTTCCCTGAAGACCGATATGCCGATGACCTTATGGTTTGCCGACAGGTATTTTGAGCCCAAGACTAAGCCCGCCTGGGTCAGGCCGCCTCCATTTGCTAATACCACATACTGTGCCTCTATATCATGAGCATTGAGCTGAGCCGTGAGTTCATCAGCAGCGTTGACCCAGCCGACAGTACCCAATATAGCTGACACGTCGGGGATGGCATGCCGTATGATAAACGGTTTATAACCCTGTGCTCGCAGGTCATCAGCGACTTTATTCATCTTTTCCGATACAACTTCACCAAAAATGGCACCTATGTCAGCGAGTTCAAGTATCTCGATATCTGAATTGAGGACATTATGTAGCAAGAGGTTACCTTGAATCTCACAATGCGCATCCTTTACCAGAACAAAGCTCGGTTTCATTCCCAGCTTGCGTGCTGATGCGGCTATTTGGAGGCAGTAATTAGATTGGCAGCCGGCGGTACTTACGACTGCGTTGGCTCCCTGTTTTTTGGCTTCTGCCAGGATGAACTCAAGCATGCGGCATTTGTTGCCACCCGATGCCAGACCACTTAAGTCCTCGCGCTTGATAAAGATACGGGGACCACCGAGAAGGGAAGACAGGTGTCGGGCCTCAGTTAGGGGGGTTGGGTAGAAGCCTAATCTTAACCGTGGTAAATTTTCAATGCTAGCTATCATATAAATCTCCGTATGAAAAAAATCTATTTATAAGAAAGTATCACCTGAAAACCCTGAGCTTTGGTGATATTATGGCGACTCCCGTACTGACTGTCAAGGCACGTATTAAGCCTGAAACAAGATGACCCTCTGGGTGGGCAGAATGTGGGTATTGCGGTTGCTTCATAGATAAAATCAGGTAAAATGGAACGGAAGACTAGCGTATTAACAAGGAAATGAGAAAGGCAATTCCGATAATAACTATGATTCCGATAATGATATAAGGAAGCACCTTCCAGGGAGGCGCTTTTCTTATATAAAAACTGCACGGTACTCCTAGTCTAGCTATTCGACTTACATCTGTATCCTTATTGAGAAGCCCCCTGAAATGTATACTGATATATAT
Above is a genomic segment from Chloroflexota bacterium containing:
- a CDS encoding D-cysteine desulfhydrase family protein encodes the protein MIASIENLPRLRLGFYPTPLTEARHLSSLLGGPRIFIKREDLSGLASGGNKCRMLEFILAEAKKQGANAVVSTAGCQSNYCLQIAASARKLGMKPSFVLVKDAHCEIQGNLLLHNVLNSDIEILELADIGAIFGEVVSEKMNKVADDLRAQGYKPFIIRHAIPDVSAILGTVGWVNAADELTAQLNAHDIEAQYVVLANGGGLTQAGLVLGSKYLSANHKVIGISVFREASAAVAATKEYADAVSDFLRLGIKVTPSELEVSDSYIGEGYGILSEECVNAIKLVAQTEGIFLDPVYTGKAMAGLIDLIKKGRFKSTDTVIFIHTGGIPALFAYQKEIIRPDKANKVSGTG